The following coding sequences lie in one Cannabis sativa cultivar Pink pepper isolate KNU-18-1 chromosome 5, ASM2916894v1, whole genome shotgun sequence genomic window:
- the LOC115715735 gene encoding uncharacterized protein LOC115715735 isoform X1, whose amino-acid sequence MLKQSPSKNHRSKGFKVKLHILQVCLLLAICFWLLYQVKHSHDKNKAYVDSSSMISAKMHNGVELIKLGRRDLHPEVDTQNEVEKEEENDLKDNLEEIKLEEENDNEEGRSEDDEIDGHDQERVEEEEPEEVEDLIDEDDREREEGIDEQEIEDKRIEFEDAKLLEDQTEEEGKSNGQEARDEHYKDDDASSAVMQNIQSTSRSLSKVNEERVGSVDRNEVESKIETYHTQDFVVGVKHSSNKVHPSLTAKAFAFKDDGEGSEIDSSHSDNTMHSTSLLKEKSNK is encoded by the coding sequence ATGTTGAAGCAATCACCTAGCAAAAATCATAGGTCAAAAGGGTTCAAGGTAAAACTACATATTCTTCAAGTATGTTTGTTGCTTGCCATTTGCTTCTGGTTGCTTTATCAAGTAAAGCACTCACATGATAAGAACAAGGCATATGTAGATAGCTCCTCAATGATATCAGCTAAGATGCATAATGGGGTTGAACTCATAAAGCTTGGGAGGCGGGACCTCCATCCCGAAGTTGACACTCAAAATGAGGTTGAAAAGGAAGAGGAGAATGATTTGAAGGACAATTTAGAAGAAATTAAGCTCGAAGAAGAAAACGATAATGAAGAAGGTAGGAGTGAAGATGATGAAATAGATGGGCATGATCAAGAGAGAGTGGAAGAGGAAGAACCAGAGGAAGTGGAAGATTTGATTGATGAAGATGATAGAGAGAGGGAGGAGGGAATTGATGAGCAAGAGATCGAAGACAAGAGAATTGAGTTTGAGGATGCAAAATTATTGGAGGATCAAACAGAAGAAGAAGGTAAAAGTAATGGCCAGGAGGCAAGAGATGAACATTATAAAGATGATGATGCTTCTAGTGCTGTGATGCAGAACATACAAAGTACTAGCAGGAGCTTGAGTAAAGTCAATGAAGAGAGGGTTGGGAGTGTGGATAGGAATGAAGTAGAAAGCAAAATTGAAACATACCATACTCAAGATTTCGTTGTTGGTGTTAAACATTCAAGTAACAAAGTGCATCCTAGTTTGACAGCTAAAGCTTTTGCTTTTAAGGATGATGGGGAAGGTAGTGAGATAGATTCAAGCCATTCAGACAATACTATGCATTCAACTTCGTTATTAAAGGAAAAGTCAAATAAGTAG
- the LOC115715735 gene encoding uncharacterized protein LOC115715735 isoform X2 gives MISAKMHNGVELIKLGRRDLHPEVDTQNEVEKEEENDLKDNLEEIKLEEENDNEEGRSEDDEIDGHDQERVEEEEPEEVEDLIDEDDREREEGIDEQEIEDKRIEFEDAKLLEDQTEEEGKSNGQEARDEHYKDDDASSAVMQNIQSTSRSLSKVNEERVGSVDRNEVESKIETYHTQDFVVGVKHSSNKVHPSLTAKAFAFKDDGEGSEIDSSHSDNTMHSTSLLKEKSNK, from the coding sequence ATGATATCAGCTAAGATGCATAATGGGGTTGAACTCATAAAGCTTGGGAGGCGGGACCTCCATCCCGAAGTTGACACTCAAAATGAGGTTGAAAAGGAAGAGGAGAATGATTTGAAGGACAATTTAGAAGAAATTAAGCTCGAAGAAGAAAACGATAATGAAGAAGGTAGGAGTGAAGATGATGAAATAGATGGGCATGATCAAGAGAGAGTGGAAGAGGAAGAACCAGAGGAAGTGGAAGATTTGATTGATGAAGATGATAGAGAGAGGGAGGAGGGAATTGATGAGCAAGAGATCGAAGACAAGAGAATTGAGTTTGAGGATGCAAAATTATTGGAGGATCAAACAGAAGAAGAAGGTAAAAGTAATGGCCAGGAGGCAAGAGATGAACATTATAAAGATGATGATGCTTCTAGTGCTGTGATGCAGAACATACAAAGTACTAGCAGGAGCTTGAGTAAAGTCAATGAAGAGAGGGTTGGGAGTGTGGATAGGAATGAAGTAGAAAGCAAAATTGAAACATACCATACTCAAGATTTCGTTGTTGGTGTTAAACATTCAAGTAACAAAGTGCATCCTAGTTTGACAGCTAAAGCTTTTGCTTTTAAGGATGATGGGGAAGGTAGTGAGATAGATTCAAGCCATTCAGACAATACTATGCATTCAACTTCGTTATTAAAGGAAAAGTCAAATAAGTAG
- the LOC115717003 gene encoding MDIS1-interacting receptor like kinase 2-like, which translates to MTPFLLFLLMFLFLFMSFSMTSSTQLLLSLDEEAHSLLQSGWWSGYPGYVPPDHCEWLGITCNGYGSIMEISMPPKFQLRDKFVKFNFSAFPNLVRLQLVGHGLIDNIPSDQISTLHKLTYLDLSFNEINGSIPEGIWSLKKLETLNLGRNKIVSSIPCSLVHLTNLVSLSLDSNLISGSIPVEIGYLKSLEQLNLSDNKLRGSIPSNIGLLTNLKSLSLGSNQISGSIPLELRNLSKLEHLFLGDNNITGEIPSFISHLTNLISLDLSSNMIYGCLFSELNQLTQLEYLNLSSNQLSGEVPLEIGTLSRLKVLDLSGNLFHGKIPSQLGSMSNLRLLNLSHDELTGTIPNQIQNNFRFYSPPHEFFRNRNLLTDKMSVPSTDASSLSNSTSTKSKTEIITLNMEIFIPVISLFGIVLIGYLVFKIWEANIIADSRKEKHGDLFNIWNYDGRIAFKDVIKATESFDNKYCIGSGKFGSVYKARLPNGRIVALKKLHSFEAEEPEFVKSFKNEVKLLSKIRHRNIVKLHGFCYHKPCMFLVYEYVKRGSLFNLLRDDSRTMQLDWSKRISIIEGIAHALSYIHHDCSPPIVHRDITTSNILLDQEMKASVSDFGIARLLNPNSSNQTVLAGTFGYVAPEYAYTTTLSEKGDVYSFGVVALETIMGRHPTEIISLILSRTLLSSNTPIIMIKDVLDSRLSPPNGNHILASNIVLVATIALACLCSEPKSRPTMMNVCRWLLLPRTPLLRHPFHSISLQQLFNQEIYKIDDYKR; encoded by the exons ATGACGCCCTTCCTTTTATTTCTTCTCATGTTCTTGTTCTTGTTCATGTCTTTCTCAATGACATCATCAACCCAACTCTTGTTGTCACTGGACGAAGAAGCTCATTCTCTACTTCAGAGTGGGTGGTGGAGTGGTTATCCTGGCTACGTGCCGCCGGATCACTGTGAGTGGCTTGGCATTACTTGCAACGGTTATGGTAGCATCATGGAAATATCAATGCCTCCTAAGTTTCAGTTACGGGACAAGTTTGTGAAGTTTAACTTCTCTGCCTTCCCAAATCTTGTTCGTCTTCAACTCGTTGGACATGGACTCATTGACAATATACCATCTGATCAGATAAGTACTCTTCATAAACTAACTTATCTTGACCTTTCGTTCAATGAAATCAATGGTTCAATTCCTGAGGGGATTTGGAGCTTGAAAAAGTTGGAGACCTTAAACTTGGGTAGAAACAAGATTGTTAGTTCTATTCCTTGTAGTCTTGTTCATTTGACCAATTTGGTCTCTCTTTCACTTGATTCTAATCTTATTAGTGGCTCTATACCTGTAGAAATTGGATATTTGAAAAGTTTGGAGCAATTGAATCTTAGTGACAACAAACTAAGGGGATCAATACCTTCAAACATTGGCCTTTTAACCAATTTGAAATCTCTGTCCCTTGGATCGAACCAAATAAGTGGCTCTATTCCTTTAGAACTGAGAAATTTGAGCAAACTAGAACATTTGTTCCTTGGTGATAATAATATTACTGGGGAAATTCCTTCATTTATAAGCCATCTAACCAATTTGATATCTCTAGACTTGtcaagtaacatgatttatggttGCTTATTTAGTGAGCTTAATCAGTTAACCCAACTAGAGTATCTTAACCTGTCCTCTAACCAGCTTTCTGGTGAGGTGCCTCTTGAAATTGGAACACTGTCAAGACTTAAGGTTTTGGACTTGAGTGGTAACTTATTCCATGGCAAAATACCTTCTCAACTAGGGAGTATGTCAAACTTAAGGTTGTTAAATCTTAGCCACGATGAATTGACAGGAACAATTCCTAATCAAATTCAAAATAACTTTCGTTTTTATTCTCCACCTCATGAATTTTTTAGAAATAGAAATTTACTCACTGATAAAATGAGTGTCCCTTCCACTGATGCATCATCACTCTCTAACTCTACATCTACCAAAAGCAAGACCGAAATTATTACACTCAACATGGAGATTTTTATTCCAGTAATCAGTTTGTTTGGTATAGTTTTAATTGGATATCTGGTTTTCAAAATTTGGGAAGCTAACATTATTGCGGATTCAAGAAAAGAAAAGCATGGAGATTTATTCAATATATGGAATTATGATGGAAGAATTGCATTCAAGGATGTCATTAAAGCAACAGAGAGTTTTGATAACAAATACTGCATTGGAAGTGGTAAGTTTGGGAGTGTTTACAAAGCAAGACTACCCAATGGCAGAATAGTGGCCTTGAAAAAACTTCATAGTTTTGAAGCAGAGGAACCTGAATTTGTAAAGAGTTTCAAGAATGAAGTGAAACTGTTATCTAAAATAAGACATAGAAACATAGTGAAGCTTCATGGTTTTTGTTACCACAAACCATGCATGTTTCTGGTCTATGAATATGTGAAGAGAGGGAGTTTGTTTAATCTTCTGAGAGATGATAGCAGAACTATGCAATTGGATTGGAGCAAGAGAATAAGCATAATTGAAGGCATAGCACATGCCTTATCATACATCCACCATGATTGTAGTCCACCAATTGTTCATAGAGATATAACCACCAGCAACATTCTATTGGACCAAGAAATGAAGGCTTCTGTCTCTGACTTTGGCATTGCTAGACTCTTAAATCCTAATTCTTCTAATCAAACAGTACTTGCTGGCACCTTTGGCTATGTTGCACCAG AATATGCCTACACCACGACTCTGAGTGAAAAGGGTGATGTATATAGTTTTGGAGTGGTGGCGTTAGAAACAATCATGGGAAGACATCCAACAGAGATTATTTCTTTGATACTTTCAAGAACATTATTGTCTTCTAATACTCCCATCATTATGATAAAAGATGTTTTAGATTCACGTCTATCACCCCCAAATGGTAATCACATTCTTGCCTCCAACATTGTCTTGGTAGCTACAATAGCCTTAGCATGTCTGTGTTCTGAACCAAAATCTCGGCCGACGATGATGAATGTTTGTCGATGGCTTCTTCTTCCAAGAACACCTCTGCTGCGACACCCTTTTCATTCAATTTCACTACAGCAGCTCTTTAACCAAGAAATCTATAAAATAGATGATTATAAGCGCTAG
- the LOC115717004 gene encoding uncharacterized protein LOC115717004 has protein sequence MGCKVNHSISSLALFKVSTKRANLCPRKIITFSSSPNSQIQQTQEIKTNHYTVNFKTLGACKLGIAKYPDFGYNAEGGKGTGSASRKAEETTSDDDELLVSFDLKTLYIPPLTSSTTKFLGLPLPPFLKISIDPQHFKGTINPNSGQVDLEFKAKFWFTIGSLYKAPALIVETVLTSEESLVGKMRRGRGERLDKDGKCRLVGVATVDPIDDFLMNSFLGLPTECLADLNAIISFTPSPY, from the exons ATGGGGTGCAAGGTAAACCATTCAATTAGCTCTCTAGCACTTTTCAAAGTCTCAACAAAAAGAGCAAATCTTTGCCCcagaaaaatcataactttctcatccTCTCCCAACAGTCAAATCCAGCAAACTCAAGAGATAAAAACTAACCATTACACTGTCAATTTCAAGACTTTGGGAGCTTGTAAGCTTGGAATTGCTAAATATCCTGATTTTGGTTACAATGCTGAAGGTGGGAAAGGAACTGGGTCTGCTTCGAGAAAGGCTGAAGAAACCACCTCTGATGATGATGAACTTTTGGTTTCTTTTGACCTTAAGACACTGTATATTCCACCATTGACGAGTTCAACCACTAAGTTCTTGGGTTTACCACTGCCACCATTTTTGAAGATCAGTATCGACCCACAACACTTTAAAGGGACTATCAATCCAAACTCTGGCCAG GTTGATCTTGAATTCAAAGCCAAGTTTTGGTTTACAATAGGGAGTTTGTACAAAGCGCCAGCACTGATAGTGGAGACGGTGTTAACAAGTGAGGAGTCATTAGTTGGGAAAATGAGAAGAGGAAGAGGAGAAAGGTTGGACAAAGATGGAAAGTGCAGATTGGTGGGAGTGGCTACCGTTGATCCTATTGATGATTTCCTCATGAACTCGTTCCTTGGACTTCCTACTGAGTGCCTTGCCGACCTCAATGCCATCATATCCTTTACTCCTTCACCATATTGA